The genomic region AAAGCGAGGTCGAGTGGGCGACGCGGATCTCCAACAACGGTGAGTTTGTGCACTCCGCTCCGTGGTCGATCGGGGACCAAGGGGTCCGTAACGTTTCGCACGGTTGCCTCAACGCGAGCCCAGCAAACGCGAAATGGTTCTTCGACCTGAGTACCGCAGGCGACATCGTCGAGGTGAGTGGCTCTCCGGTGCCGCTCACGCAGGCAGATGGCGACATCTTCGACTGGACGATCCCGTGGGAGACCTGGGCGCAGGGCACCGCCAATAAGTAACGCAAGTCGAATAACGTCATACGCCCCGGCCGCAACTGGTAGCGACCGGGGCGTATGACGTTGCGAAGGGTTTTACTTGTTGCTGTGCTCGTGCGTGAGCGCGTGCAGTACGTCGCTGTTGAGCCGCGAAATCATGTCCAGCGGAATCCCCTTCGGGCAGGCTGCGGTGCATTCGCCGATCTGCGTGCAGCCACCGAATCCTTCCGCGTCGTGCTGGTTGATCATGTTGATCGCGCGCTCGTCACGCTCCGGCTGGCCCTGCGGCAGCAACCCGAGGTGGGTCACCTTGGCCGCCGTGAACAGCATGGCCGAGCCGTTGGGGCACGCCGCTACGCACGCGCCGCAGCCGATGCAGGTCGCCGCGTCGAACGCCTTGTCCGCATCGACCTTCGGCACCGGGGTGGCATGCGCGTCAGGCGCCGAGCCGGTCGGCGCCGAGATGTAGCCGCCGGCCTGGATGATCCGGTCGAACGCGCTGCGGTCAACGACGAGGTCCTTGACAATGGGGAAGGCGCCCGAGCGCCAGGGCTCGATATCGATCACGTCACCGTCGTTGAAGCTGCGCATGTGCAGTTGGCACGTAGTGACGAGTCTTTTCGGACCGTGAGCGATCCCGTTGACGACAACGCCGCACATGCCGCAAATGCCCTCACGGCAGTCGCTGTCGAACGCAACGGGGTCATGCCCCTCGACGGTCAGCTGCTCGTTGAGAACGTCGAGCATCTCGAGGAACGACATGTCAGGTGATACGTCGTTAACAGGGTAGGAGACCATCTTGCCTTTAGCGTCGTGGTTTTCCTGGCGCCAGACGCGCACGGTGATGTTCACTTGTAGCTCCGCTGCTTCATCTCGATGTTCTCGAACTTCAAAAGTTCCTTGTGCAGTACCGGTCCCGAGCCGTCGGCGCCGTACTCCCAGGCAGCGACGTACGAGAAGTCATCGTCCTTGCGCAGGGCCTCGCCATCCTCGGTCTTGCTCTCTGAGCGGAAGTGGCAGCCGCATGACTCGGTGCGGTGGAGCGCATCGATGCACATGAGTTCGCCAAGCTCGAAGAAGTCCGCGACGCGTCCGGCGCGTTCGAGGGTCTGGTTGAGCTCCTCGTTTTCACCGGTGACTTTGACGTCGGTCCAGAACTCGGCCTTGAGCTTGCGAATCTTCTCGATCGCTTCGGTCAGGCCCTCCTGGTTGCGTTCCATCCCGCAGTATTCCCAGATGATGTGTCCGAGTTCTTTATGGAAGGAGTCGACCGTGCGCGTGCCATTGATGGACAAGAGCTTGTCGATCCGCTCGCGCACGCCGTCCGCGGCAGCCTTCGCCGCTGGATGGTTTTCGTCGATCTTGTCGAACGGGCCTTGGGCAAGGTAGTCACTGATTGTGTTGGGCAGCACGAAGTAACCGTCGGCCAGTCCCTGCATCAGTGCGCTCGCGCCGAGCCGGTTCGCACCGTGGTCGGAGAAGTTGGCCTCGCCGATCACATACATGCCCTGGATCGTGCTCTGCAGGTCGTAGTCGACCCACAGCCCGCCCATCGTGTAATGGGTGGCCGGGTAGATCCGCATCGGTACTTCGTACGGGTCCTCGTCGGTGATCTGCTTGTACATGTCGAAGAGGTTGCCGTATTTCGCTTCGACGGCCGGTCGCCCGAGCCGCTCCATCGCCTCAGTGAAGTCGAGGAAGACACCGCGACCGCCTGGTCCGACGCCGAAGCCGTCGTCGCAGACCTTCTTAGCCGCACGTGATGCGACGTCGCGAGGAACGAGGTTGCCGAACGCCGGATAGATCCGCTCGAGGTAGTAGTCGCGCTCTGCTTCGGGGATATCGCGAGGATTGCGCTCGTCACCGGCCTTCTTCGGCACCCAGATGCGACCGTCGTTACGCAGCGACTCGCTCATCAGGGTCAGTTTTGACTGGTAGTCGCCGCTGACGGGAATGCAGGTCGGGTGGATCTGCGTGTAGCAGGGGTTGGCAAACAGCGCGCCCTTGCGGTGCGCGCGCCAGCTCGCGGTGACGTTGCAGCCCATCGCGTTGGTCGAGAGGAAGAAGACGTTGCCGTAGCCGCCGGAGGCGAGTACGACGGCGTCCGCGAAGTGGGTCTCGATCTCGCCGGTCACCATGTCGCGTACGACGATTCCGCGGGCTCGGCCGTCGATGACGATCAGGTCGAGCATCTCGTGGCGAGTGTGCATTTCCACGGTGCCGGCCGCGACCTGGCGCTCCAGGGCCTGGTAGGCGCCGATCAGGAGCTGCTGTCCGGTCTGGCCACGCGCGTAGAACGTGCGGGAGACCTGCACTCCGCCGAAGGAGCGGTTGTCCAGTAGGCCGCCGTACTCGCGGGCGAACGGCACGCCTTGGGCGACGCACTGGTCGATGATCTCGACGCTGATCTGGGCGAGGCGGTAGGTGTTGGACTCGCGCGAGCGGTAGTCTCCGCCCTTGACCGTGTCGTAGAAGAGCCGCTCGACGCTATCGCCGTCGTTGCGGTAGTTCTTCGCCGCGTTGATGCCGCCCTGGGCCGCGATGCTGTGCGCGCGGCGG from Antricoccus suffuscus harbors:
- a CDS encoding fumarate reductase/succinate dehydrogenase flavoprotein subunit; its protein translation is MTEYYTEGTPIQDEKAPATTIEKQWDERRFHTNLINPSNRRKLSVIIVGTGLAGGSAAATLGEAGYHVKSFCYQDSPRRAHSIAAQGGINAAKNYRNDGDSVERLFYDTVKGGDYRSRESNTYRLAQISVEIIDQCVAQGVPFAREYGGLLDNRSFGGVQVSRTFYARGQTGQQLLIGAYQALERQVAAGTVEMHTRHEMLDLIVIDGRARGIVVRDMVTGEIETHFADAVVLASGGYGNVFFLSTNAMGCNVTASWRAHRKGALFANPCYTQIHPTCIPVSGDYQSKLTLMSESLRNDGRIWVPKKAGDERNPRDIPEAERDYYLERIYPAFGNLVPRDVASRAAKKVCDDGFGVGPGGRGVFLDFTEAMERLGRPAVEAKYGNLFDMYKQITDEDPYEVPMRIYPATHYTMGGLWVDYDLQSTIQGMYVIGEANFSDHGANRLGASALMQGLADGYFVLPNTISDYLAQGPFDKIDENHPAAKAAADGVRERIDKLLSINGTRTVDSFHKELGHIIWEYCGMERNQEGLTEAIEKIRKLKAEFWTDVKVTGENEELNQTLERAGRVADFFELGELMCIDALHRTESCGCHFRSESKTEDGEALRKDDDFSYVAAWEYGADGSGPVLHKELLKFENIEMKQRSYK
- a CDS encoding succinate dehydrogenase/fumarate reductase iron-sulfur subunit, with amino-acid sequence MNITVRVWRQENHDAKGKMVSYPVNDVSPDMSFLEMLDVLNEQLTVEGHDPVAFDSDCREGICGMCGVVVNGIAHGPKRLVTTCQLHMRSFNDGDVIDIEPWRSGAFPIVKDLVVDRSAFDRIIQAGGYISAPTGSAPDAHATPVPKVDADKAFDAATCIGCGACVAACPNGSAMLFTAAKVTHLGLLPQGQPERDERAINMINQHDAEGFGGCTQIGECTAACPKGIPLDMISRLNSDVLHALTHEHSNK